The bacterium genome has a segment encoding these proteins:
- a CDS encoding phosphatase PAP2 family protein, with translation MLDYIISIDQSIFLFINQHLWNSCMGLVMFALTQLGNGFFLIPFIVVSLLIFDRRNALLILVISIIAILFGGIIVHILKELIQRPRPLSQFMNINICGQKLYVGSFPSGHSQTAFSTAAVLSSYYKKWLLFYLLAFLVAFSRVYIGVHYPFDVIAGSMIGYLSAKLVLVISQRLDFKKAS, from the coding sequence ATGCTTGACTATATTATATCAATAGACCAGTCAATTTTCCTATTTATTAATCAGCATCTCTGGAATTCATGTATGGGACTCGTAATGTTCGCATTGACGCAACTGGGAAATGGATTTTTCCTAATCCCGTTTATAGTAGTAAGCCTATTAATCTTTGACAGAAGAAATGCTTTATTAATACTCGTCATATCAATAATTGCTATTCTTTTTGGAGGGATAATCGTTCATATTCTAAAGGAGCTTATTCAGAGACCAAGGCCATTGTCTCAATTTATGAATATAAATATATGTGGACAAAAATTGTATGTGGGCTCATTTCCATCAGGTCATTCCCAGACTGCTTTTTCAACAGCGGCAGTGTTGTCTAGCTATTATAAAAAATGGCTATTATTTTATTTATTGGCTTTTCTAGTTGCCTTCTCCAGAGTCTATATAGGAGTGCATTATCCATTTGATGTAATTGCAGGCAGCATGATTGGTTATCTATCAGCAAAACTGGTTTTAGTAATAAGTCAAAGATTAGATTTTAAGAAAGCGAGTTAG
- a CDS encoding homoserine dehydrogenase, producing MKKVGVGLIGFGTIGTGLIKIIQQEKQVELKHIADLDITTPRSVKVNKALLTTDVNRVLNAPSVDIIVELIGGIQPAKKFILDALKNKKHVVTANKALLATHGDEIFQTAKDNNVHINFEASVGGSIPIIKAIRDSFRSSDIRSVLGIINGTSNFILSRMSLDGQTFCSSLKEAQSSGYAEADASLDIDGIDSAHKIAILSSIIYGTRVNLDHIYVEGIKHITLDDIQYAEELGYVIKPLAIANRDGNRLDVRVHPALISKEHLLSSVSDVYNAIYLRGDSIGEMMFYGLGAGQMPTANAVYSDIIDIVAKTKIESKITDNYSFDKRLSMKKITENKLRCYIRFSAVDEPGVLAKISGILGKCKISITSVIQKDRKQRGAVPIIMMTHEAKEKDIYSAIREIDKLDIIKSKSVIIRVED from the coding sequence ATGAAAAAGGTTGGAGTTGGACTTATAGGGTTTGGGACAATAGGCACAGGTCTTATAAAAATAATTCAGCAGGAGAAACAGGTAGAGTTAAAACATATAGCGGATTTAGATATCACAACGCCTAGATCTGTGAAGGTTAATAAAGCTTTACTTACTACTGACGTGAACAGAGTGTTGAATGCCCCCTCAGTTGATATAATTGTAGAATTAATAGGAGGCATACAACCTGCAAAGAAGTTTATACTTGATGCATTGAAAAATAAAAAGCATGTTGTAACAGCTAATAAAGCTCTTCTTGCGACTCATGGCGATGAGATTTTTCAAACAGCAAAAGATAATAATGTGCATATAAATTTCGAAGCAAGTGTTGGCGGAAGCATTCCTATTATAAAAGCTATTAGAGATAGCTTCCGTTCATCAGATATAAGATCGGTTTTGGGAATAATTAATGGAACCTCTAATTTCATACTTAGCAGAATGTCTCTGGATGGGCAGACTTTTTGCTCTTCCTTAAAGGAGGCTCAAAGCTCCGGGTATGCAGAAGCTGATGCTTCTCTTGATATAGATGGTATTGATTCTGCTCATAAAATTGCGATTCTCAGCTCTATTATTTATGGAACAAGAGTTAATCTGGATCATATTTATGTGGAAGGGATTAAACATATAACGTTGGATGATATTCAATATGCTGAGGAATTAGGGTATGTAATTAAACCTCTGGCCATAGCAAACAGGGATGGAAACAGATTAGATGTTCGTGTGCATCCAGCATTGATTTCCAAGGAACATTTACTTTCTTCTGTATCTGATGTGTATAATGCAATATATCTACGTGGCGACAGTATTGGAGAAATGATGTTCTATGGACTTGGAGCAGGACAAATGCCAACAGCTAATGCTGTTTACTCAGATATTATTGATATTGTTGCAAAGACAAAGATCGAGAGCAAAATAACTGATAATTATTCTTTTGATAAACGTTTAAGCATGAAGAAAATAACAGAGAACAAGTTAAGGTGTTATATTAGATTTTCAGCAGTAGATGAGCCTGGAGTTCTTGCAAAAATTTCTGGCATATTGGGTAAGTGTAAGATCAGTATAACTTCAGTAATTCAGAAGGATAGAAAACAAAGAGGTGCTGTTCCAATTATCATGATGACTCACGAGGCAAAGGAAAAAGATATTTACTCAGCAATAAGAGAGATTGATAAATTGGATATTATTAAAAGTAAAAGCGTGATCATACGAGTTGAAGATTGA
- a CDS encoding pyridoxal phosphate-dependent aminotransferase → MQKLSDRIINIKPSATLAITAKIKTLRSQGIDVIGFGAGEPDFDTPEYIKNAAISSIKSGFTKYTPASGILELKKAVCDKFRDDNGLDYTPEQIIISCGAKHSLYNLIQVMCNPDDEVIIPIPYWVSYPDMAKLAGAKPVFIQGVEKNAFKISPSELENAITGRTKILIINSPSNPCGTVYSRDELTEVADIACKQDIFVISDEIYEEIIYDGLQHISIASLNSDIKKRTIVVNGVSKTYSMTGWRIGYAAGDIDIIKAAGKLQSQSTSNPTSISQKAALTAIQKKTNDVVKMVSEFSKRRDYIVGRLNDIDNVSCQKPKGAFYVFPNISAYYGKKYNDKKINTDIDLCNFLLDIAKVGVIPGSAFGSGEHIRMSYATSMENIKEGMNRMKSALKKLR, encoded by the coding sequence ATGCAAAAATTATCTGATAGAATAATAAATATAAAGCCATCGGCTACATTAGCTATAACTGCCAAAATAAAGACATTGCGTTCGCAAGGGATAGATGTAATTGGTTTTGGTGCTGGAGAGCCAGATTTTGATACTCCTGAATATATTAAGAATGCTGCTATCTCTTCAATAAAGAGTGGCTTCACAAAATATACACCTGCATCAGGAATCTTGGAACTTAAGAAGGCAGTTTGCGATAAGTTTAGAGATGATAATGGGCTGGATTATACGCCGGAACAAATTATTATTTCATGCGGAGCAAAGCATTCTCTTTATAACCTTATTCAGGTTATGTGTAATCCGGATGATGAGGTTATTATTCCAATACCTTATTGGGTTAGTTATCCTGATATGGCAAAGCTTGCTGGAGCAAAACCTGTTTTCATACAAGGTGTTGAAAAGAATGCCTTTAAAATCTCGCCTAGTGAATTGGAAAATGCTATAACAGGAAGAACAAAAATTCTAATTATTAACAGCCCTTCAAATCCATGTGGAACCGTATACTCAAGGGATGAGTTGACAGAGGTTGCAGATATTGCCTGCAAACAAGATATTTTTGTAATTTCAGATGAAATCTATGAGGAAATAATCTATGACGGCCTGCAACACATTAGTATAGCGTCTTTGAATAGTGATATTAAAAAGCGTACTATAGTAGTAAATGGAGTTTCAAAAACCTATTCCATGACAGGGTGGAGAATCGGATATGCGGCTGGAGATATAGATATAATAAAAGCAGCAGGCAAGCTTCAGAGCCAGAGCACATCCAATCCGACATCCATTTCTCAAAAAGCGGCTTTAACCGCTATACAGAAAAAAACAAATGATGTCGTTAAAATGGTAAGTGAGTTCAGTAAAAGACGTGATTATATCGTAGGAAGATTAAATGATATAGACAATGTCTCATGTCAGAAGCCAAAAGGGGCTTTTTATGTATTTCCGAATATATCTGCATATTACGGAAAAAAATATAACGACAAGAAGATAAATACAGATATTGATTTATGTAATTTCCTGTTGGACATTGCCAAAGTCGGCGTTATTCCCGGATCTGCCTTTGGCTCTGGAGAGCATATCAGGATGTCATACGCTACATCAATGGAGAACATAAAAGAAGGCATGAACAGAATGAAATCTGCACTGAAAAAATTGAGGTAA
- a CDS encoding biotin/lipoyl-binding protein: MDFILPELGEGIEEATVSFWMCEKGDEVNEGDDVIEMLTDKATFNVPAPVSGVLKDILVKEGDMVKVGQKMAEIG, from the coding sequence GTGGATTTTATTTTACCGGAACTTGGAGAGGGGATTGAAGAAGCAACAGTTTCCTTTTGGATGTGCGAAAAAGGGGACGAAGTAAATGAAGGGGACGATGTAATTGAGATGCTTACGGATAAGGCTACGTTTAATGTTCCTGCACCAGTATCCGGTGTTTTGAAGGATATTCTTGTCAAAGAGGGAGATATGGTCAAGGTTGGACAGAAGATGGCAGAGATAGGATAA
- the lipA gene encoding lipoyl synthase, which translates to MHKKLPDWLKKRIPDIKATEETRHILKKLSLNTVCESAKCPNIGECFSRHTATFMILGDVCTRNCRFCAVKHGIPLSVDKNEPKRLSKAVSELELKYVVITSVTRDDLKDYGAGQFVNVVTEIRNNIPDIVIEILTPDFKGKEYCVEQVARSKPDVFGHNLETVPSLYENVRQEADYRTSLNLLGMIKKFDSNIVTKSGIMLGLGETKKEVLKVMDDLSSVGCNLLTLGQYLSPSQNHFPVKEFITPEMFEEYKKLAEDKGFFIASGPFVRSSYKADELFASAS; encoded by the coding sequence ATGCATAAAAAATTACCTGATTGGCTCAAAAAAAGAATACCGGATATAAAGGCTACGGAAGAAACAAGGCATATCCTTAAAAAACTAAGCTTAAATACAGTATGTGAAAGTGCAAAGTGTCCTAATATAGGAGAATGCTTTTCTCGTCATACTGCGACTTTTATGATACTCGGGGATGTTTGCACGCGAAACTGTAGGTTTTGTGCAGTAAAGCATGGCATTCCATTGTCAGTCGATAAAAATGAGCCGAAAAGATTGAGCAAGGCAGTTTCTGAATTAGAATTAAAATATGTTGTTATAACTTCGGTAACAAGAGATGATCTCAAAGATTATGGAGCGGGCCAATTTGTAAATGTTGTAACAGAGATTAGAAACAATATTCCAGATATTGTGATAGAGATTCTTACCCCTGACTTTAAAGGCAAAGAGTATTGTGTAGAACAGGTTGCGCGGAGCAAACCTGATGTATTTGGTCATAATCTCGAGACTGTTCCCAGTTTATATGAGAATGTGCGGCAGGAAGCAGATTATAGAACATCTCTTAATTTGCTTGGAATGATAAAAAAGTTTGATTCAAACATAGTTACTAAATCAGGTATAATGCTGGGGCTTGGAGAAACAAAAAAAGAGGTTTTAAAAGTTATGGACGATTTAAGCAGCGTTGGCTGTAATTTATTAACGCTCGGTCAATATTTATCTCCATCACAAAATCACTTTCCTGTTAAAGAATTTATTACGCCTGAAATGTTTGAGGAATATAAAAAACTTGCCGAAGATAAAGGGTTTTTTATTGCTTCAGGTCCTTTTGTTAGAAGTTCATATAAAGCAGATGAGCTGTTTGCATCTGCAAGCTGA
- the lipB gene encoding lipoyl(octanoyl) transferase LipB: MKAVCNVLDVGLKDYMEAYSLQKKILSERIKNEIPDTLILTEHPPTFTIGRKGGRENILVSNEVLGKNGIKVYEVDRGGDITYHGPGQIVGYPIINLAEWNKDIHLYLRSLEEVIIRFLSRFKITAGRINDYTGVWIGNEKIAAIGIGVSKWTTFHGFCININPNKEHFRMITPCGIKDKAVTSLDELAEKQTDVQKAKQVLITEFGDCFSRDMRYA, from the coding sequence ATGAAAGCGGTATGTAACGTTTTGGACGTTGGGCTTAAGGATTATATGGAAGCCTATAGTCTTCAGAAAAAAATACTGTCTGAAAGGATTAAGAATGAGATTCCAGACACACTTATATTAACAGAACATCCTCCAACATTTACAATAGGCAGAAAAGGCGGCAGGGAAAACATCCTTGTCAGTAATGAGGTTCTGGGAAAAAATGGAATAAAAGTTTACGAGGTAGATAGGGGAGGGGATATAACCTATCATGGGCCTGGTCAGATAGTAGGTTATCCAATTATAAATCTCGCGGAATGGAACAAGGATATACATCTTTATCTGAGGAGCTTAGAAGAAGTAATAATTAGATTCCTGTCGCGTTTCAAAATAACGGCTGGCAGAATAAATGATTACACTGGCGTTTGGATAGGAAATGAAAAGATTGCGGCAATAGGTATTGGAGTGAGTAAATGGACGACTTTTCACGGATTCTGTATAAACATTAATCCGAACAAGGAACATTTTAGGATGATAACTCCATGTGGTATAAAGGATAAAGCAGTAACATCTCTGGATGAATTAGCAGAAAAACAAACTGACGTGCAGAAAGCAAAACAGGTTCTTATAACTGAATTTGGGGATTGTTTCAGTAGAGATATGAGATATGCATAA
- a CDS encoding uroporphyrinogen decarboxylase family protein gives MTSRERVIAVIEHLKPDRIPIYAWVRANLEEQISATFGSVDAFEDRYEFDFAHLFGGPSPYAKEDLKRLRVQNGGIIEPSILLEIPLSDSDRNDTYDTLRADIDHHKSQRGRFVYVQTPGIFECLNGPFGIENHLMYLALYESDLRQVYRRQAEWNRKFAMNCLDLGVDMIHVSDDWGSQHTLMFNPKTWWNLIYPYHKFTCDAVKQRGAYLSLHSDGNVSQVLDGIVKLGYNVLHPYQESAGMDIQRYMAEYKEHFVIMGGLDVQTTIGFGNLDRLKRNIERIVRIFRDGGLLLCTSHFVQDHCSIEELTFAYDLIYELVRTQKRGK, from the coding sequence ATGACATCAAGAGAGAGAGTAATTGCAGTTATTGAGCACCTGAAACCGGATCGGATTCCCATATATGCATGGGTTCGAGCGAATCTGGAGGAACAGATCTCTGCCACATTTGGGTCGGTAGATGCCTTTGAGGACCGATATGAATTCGATTTTGCCCATCTTTTCGGCGGTCCATCACCCTATGCCAAGGAAGACCTCAAGCGTCTTCGCGTACAAAATGGTGGTATCATCGAACCTTCAATCCTTCTCGAAATTCCATTGTCCGATTCTGACCGGAACGACACCTATGACACGCTCCGTGCGGACATTGATCACCACAAGTCCCAGCGAGGCCGATTCGTGTACGTCCAGACCCCCGGCATTTTTGAATGTCTCAATGGGCCGTTCGGAATCGAGAATCATCTCATGTATCTGGCGCTGTACGAATCCGACCTCCGACAGGTCTACCGGCGACAAGCCGAGTGGAACAGGAAGTTTGCAATGAACTGCCTTGATCTTGGTGTGGACATGATCCATGTATCCGACGATTGGGGATCTCAGCATACGCTCATGTTCAATCCAAAGACTTGGTGGAATTTGATATATCCATATCACAAATTCACCTGTGATGCCGTGAAGCAGCGGGGCGCATACCTCAGTCTTCACAGCGATGGAAACGTATCCCAAGTCTTGGACGGTATTGTCAAACTCGGATACAATGTGCTGCACCCCTACCAGGAATCAGCCGGGATGGACATACAGCGCTATATGGCAGAATACAAAGAGCATTTCGTCATCATGGGTGGGCTTGACGTTCAGACCACTATTGGATTCGGGAACCTCGACAGACTGAAACGTAACATTGAACGAATCGTCCGCATATTCAGAGACGGAGGTCTGCTTCTTTGTACAAGCCACTTTGTTCAAGATCATTGCTCAATTGAAGAACTTACATTCGCTTATGATTTAATATACGAACTGGTACGCACACAAAAGAGAGGGAAATAG
- the mazF gene encoding endoribonuclease MazF: MSQSYCPDCGDVVWISFSPQAGHEQMGRRPALVLSPKSYNQKVGLAIFCPITSQAKGYPFEVSIPKGLKLSGVILSDQVKSLDWKVRNAEFCCKVSSSTLHGVTSKLSTLLF; this comes from the coding sequence ATGTCTCAGAGCTACTGTCCTGACTGTGGCGATGTGGTCTGGATTAGTTTTAGCCCTCAAGCAGGACATGAGCAGATGGGACGCAGGCCAGCTCTTGTTTTATCTCCAAAGTCTTATAATCAAAAGGTTGGGCTTGCTATCTTTTGCCCCATTACAAGCCAAGCAAAAGGCTATCCATTTGAAGTATCCATTCCAAAGGGATTGAAACTATCAGGAGTTATTCTATCTGATCAGGTGAAAAGTCTGGATTGGAAGGTCAGAAATGCTGAGTTTTGCTGCAAGGTTTCGTCATCCACACTTCATGGGGTGACAAGCAAGTTGAGCACGCTTTTATTTTAG
- a CDS encoding AbrB/MazE/SpoVT family DNA-binding domain-containing protein — protein MNIKIQKWGNSLALRIPRVFAIDTHLKQGTIVDLTTIDGKLIVKPADERKYTLEFLLKGVSKNNLHSEIDTGHSVGLETW, from the coding sequence ATGAATATAAAAATTCAAAAGTGGGGAAATAGTTTGGCATTGCGAATTCCGCGAGTTTTTGCGATTGATACTCACTTAAAGCAGGGGACTATCGTGGATTTAACGACAATTGATGGTAAGCTGATTGTCAAGCCTGCTGATGAACGGAAGTATACTTTAGAATTTCTTCTTAAGGGTGTTTCAAAGAATAATCTCCATTCAGAGATTGATACGGGGCATTCTGTTGGTTTGGAGACATGGTAA
- the lpdA gene encoding dihydrolipoyl dehydrogenase: MAKYDIGIIGGGPGGYVAAIRAAQLGARVCVVEKDGVLGGTCLNRGCIPTKAILHSAKMYRNLISAGKFGINTSGISLDYGKVINRKNQIVNRLTKGIEFLFKSNGIETVKGKAEIMSPGVIRITNNSQQSEVDASNVIIATGSEPMKLANIPTDGEIIQTSREVLSCDNLPGSILIIGAGAIGCEFADIFNSFGVKVRLVEMMDHILPEEDNEIASQLENIFKKRGIEIFTQAKVARVEKRNSSANVYLSEDKTFEVDRVLVAVGRNSNISGIGLEENQIKLYKNRILVNEYMQTNIPHIYAVGDITLGPMLAHVASKEGIVAVEHIMGMDSKMDYKAIPSCVYTDPEVAGVGLTEQKAKETHEIKIGRFPLMASGKAMCIGETEGLVKIIADKDTDEILGVRMIAPHATELIAECVLAIKAECTYKELAETIHAHPTISEAIMEAAEDVDSIAISLPKKA, translated from the coding sequence ATGGCGAAATATGATATTGGAATAATTGGTGGAGGCCCAGGCGGCTATGTAGCGGCGATAAGAGCAGCGCAGTTAGGAGCTAGGGTTTGTGTTGTTGAAAAGGATGGCGTGCTTGGAGGAACATGTCTTAACAGAGGATGTATTCCCACAAAGGCTATTCTTCATTCAGCAAAAATGTATAGAAATCTCATTAGCGCGGGAAAGTTTGGTATAAATACTTCTGGCATATCTCTGGATTATGGGAAAGTCATAAATAGGAAAAATCAGATCGTTAACAGGCTGACAAAGGGTATAGAATTTTTGTTCAAAAGCAACGGTATTGAAACAGTAAAAGGGAAAGCAGAGATTATGTCTCCCGGAGTAATAAGAATAACAAATAATTCCCAACAATCTGAAGTGGATGCAAGCAATGTAATAATAGCAACTGGTTCAGAACCTATGAAATTGGCTAATATTCCAACGGATGGAGAAATAATCCAGACAAGCAGAGAGGTTCTTTCTTGTGATAATCTACCTGGAAGTATTTTAATAATAGGGGCAGGCGCTATTGGTTGTGAATTTGCAGATATTTTCAATTCTTTTGGAGTCAAAGTAAGACTAGTTGAGATGATGGATCATATACTGCCAGAAGAGGATAATGAAATTGCAAGTCAGCTTGAGAACATTTTTAAAAAGAGAGGTATTGAAATTTTTACTCAAGCAAAAGTTGCTAGAGTCGAAAAGAGGAACTCTTCAGCAAATGTATATTTGTCAGAAGATAAGACATTTGAAGTGGATAGAGTGCTTGTTGCTGTTGGAAGGAATTCAAATATTTCTGGAATTGGATTAGAAGAGAATCAAATAAAACTGTATAAAAATAGAATTCTTGTAAATGAGTATATGCAGACAAATATTCCACATATTTATGCGGTAGGAGATATTACGCTAGGCCCTATGCTTGCGCATGTTGCTTCAAAGGAGGGAATTGTGGCTGTGGAGCATATAATGGGTATGGATTCAAAAATGGATTATAAGGCTATACCATCCTGTGTTTATACAGATCCTGAAGTAGCAGGAGTTGGTTTAACTGAGCAAAAAGCAAAAGAAACTCATGAGATAAAGATAGGCAGATTCCCTCTAATGGCAAGTGGGAAGGCAATGTGTATAGGAGAGACAGAAGGCTTGGTTAAAATTATAGCTGACAAGGATACGGATGAGATTTTGGGAGTGAGAATGATTGCTCCTCATGCAACAGAACTGATCGCTGAGTGTGTGCTAGCAATAAAGGCCGAATGTACATACAAGGAACTTGCGGAAACAATTCATGCACATCCGACCATATCTGAAGCAATTATGGAAGCAGCAGAGGATGTTGATAGTATTGCTATAAGTTTGCCTAAAAAAGCTTAA
- a CDS encoding arginine--tRNA ligase — protein sequence MINKAKEHIVKIVQESIKEIYSIRGLYISVERTKDEKFGDFSTNAAMMHSHKLKESPISIGEKLCKNIQQSLSKDLLIDKVLLVKPGFINFYISKKFWIDVFKEVVLAGENYGRSNTGEGKKILVEFVGSNPTGPLNVVSARAASIGDSLCNILSFNGYDVKREFYVNDAGEQVSRFVESLIARYKQIYDPDFPFPEEGYHGDYVKDMVKELDKIYGRSLLDKIDGDVWNRCRYFYLSRILGDQKRDVEDFGVKFDVWFSEKTLHDSGKVSNTLEELKKNDFAYPKDGATWFRSKEFGDDEDRVLRKANGAPTYFLADIAYHLDKFKRGFDKAIDFMGPDHHGHIKRLKMAMKALGIDEKWLDVFIVQQVNLMRSGEKIKMSKRAGRFETMRDLLAEVGKDAARFFFLMRSQSSHLDFDLNLAREESSKNPVYYVQYAYARICNILKHAGEEKVDNPNTELINKPEDIELAKTLAGFKDICEISALTYAPHRIAGYLLKLAGIFHNFYNKNRVVTKNKELTAARLLVIKSTRIVLANGLRLLGISAPEKM from the coding sequence GTGATTAATAAAGCTAAAGAACACATAGTAAAAATAGTTCAAGAAAGCATTAAAGAAATATATTCTATTAGAGGTCTATATATTTCAGTGGAAAGAACAAAAGATGAAAAATTTGGTGATTTTTCAACAAACGCAGCAATGATGCACTCGCATAAATTAAAAGAATCTCCAATTAGTATAGGTGAAAAGTTATGTAAAAATATTCAGCAGTCCTTGTCTAAAGATTTATTAATAGATAAAGTTCTGCTGGTTAAACCTGGATTTATAAATTTTTACATCAGCAAAAAGTTCTGGATAGATGTCTTTAAAGAAGTTGTTTTGGCAGGAGAGAATTATGGCAGAAGTAATACGGGAGAGGGTAAAAAGATCCTTGTGGAATTTGTAGGGTCAAATCCCACCGGGCCCCTTAATGTAGTGAGCGCAAGAGCTGCATCTATTGGCGATAGTTTGTGCAATATTCTCTCGTTTAATGGATACGATGTAAAAAGAGAATTCTATGTAAACGATGCAGGAGAACAGGTTTCAAGGTTTGTTGAATCACTTATTGCAAGATATAAACAGATATACGATCCCGATTTTCCATTTCCAGAAGAAGGCTATCATGGTGACTATGTAAAGGATATGGTGAAAGAGCTAGATAAAATATATGGCAGGAGTTTGCTGGATAAGATAGATGGTGATGTGTGGAATAGATGTAGATACTTTTATCTTTCAAGGATATTAGGCGACCAAAAGCGCGATGTGGAGGATTTTGGAGTTAAGTTTGATGTGTGGTTCAGCGAGAAAACACTTCATGATTCAGGCAAAGTTTCTAATACTTTGGAAGAATTAAAAAAGAACGATTTTGCGTATCCGAAGGATGGAGCGACGTGGTTTCGGTCCAAAGAGTTTGGTGACGACGAGGACAGAGTTCTGAGAAAGGCTAATGGAGCGCCAACTTATTTTCTGGCAGACATTGCATATCATCTTGATAAGTTTAAGAGGGGATTTGATAAAGCCATTGATTTTATGGGTCCTGACCACCACGGGCATATAAAAAGATTGAAAATGGCTATGAAAGCGTTAGGTATTGATGAGAAATGGCTGGATGTTTTTATAGTTCAGCAGGTTAATCTTATGCGTAGTGGAGAGAAAATTAAAATGTCTAAAAGAGCTGGCAGGTTTGAGACAATGAGAGATTTATTAGCGGAGGTCGGCAAGGATGCTGCAAGGTTTTTCTTTCTTATGCGCTCACAGAGCAGCCATCTTGACTTTGACCTGAATTTAGCAAGGGAGGAGTCTTCCAAAAACCCTGTTTATTATGTTCAGTATGCGTACGCAAGGATATGTAATATATTAAAACATGCCGGAGAGGAGAAAGTTGATAATCCCAATACAGAGCTTATAAATAAGCCAGAGGATATTGAATTAGCAAAGACATTGGCTGGATTTAAAGATATATGCGAAATTAGCGCTCTAACTTATGCGCCTCACAGAATAGCAGGATATTTACTAAAACTTGCTGGAATATTTCATAACTTTTACAATAAAAACCGTGTTGTTACCAAAAATAAAGAATTGACAGCTGCAAGACTATTGGTTATTAAATCTACCAGAATTGTGCTGGCAAATGGACTCAGACTTCTTGGTATATCTGCGCCTGAGAAAATGTGA
- the yqeK gene encoding bis(5'-nucleosyl)-tetraphosphatase (symmetrical) YqeK, protein MIKEKLKRMLNDQIYAHSLSTCETALDLARRFGASEKKVELAALLHDCAKSMPYDELIYSVGKYKISVDKLELETESLLHAPVGSKLANEFFGITDPQILNAIRYHTTAAPAMSGIAKIVYVADFIELARGHKGVVDARKAAEKDIDRAMLFILRKKIPYLVKKKVLIHPRSVKALNWFLEKEKKK, encoded by the coding sequence GTGATCAAAGAAAAACTCAAAAGAATGCTTAATGACCAAATATATGCTCATTCTCTTTCAACATGTGAAACTGCACTTGACTTAGCAAGAAGATTTGGTGCTTCAGAGAAGAAGGTCGAGCTTGCAGCTCTTCTTCACGATTGCGCAAAATCAATGCCGTATGATGAACTGATATATAGCGTTGGAAAATATAAGATTTCGGTTGATAAGCTTGAACTGGAGACAGAGTCCCTGCTTCATGCTCCAGTTGGCAGTAAGCTCGCTAATGAGTTTTTTGGAATAACAGACCCTCAAATATTAAACGCAATACGATATCATACAACAGCAGCTCCTGCGATGTCTGGTATCGCAAAGATTGTATATGTAGCAGATTTTATTGAATTAGCCAGAGGGCATAAAGGAGTAGTAGATGCAAGAAAAGCAGCAGAGAAAGATATAGATAGAGCAATGCTTTTTATTCTAAGAAAGAAGATTCCATATTTAGTAAAGAAAAAGGTGCTAATTCATCCAAGGTCAGTTAAGGCATTAAACTGGTTTCTGGAAAAAGAGAAAAAAAAGTGA